From one Macrobrachium nipponense isolate FS-2020 chromosome 37, ASM1510439v2, whole genome shotgun sequence genomic stretch:
- the LOC135209393 gene encoding golgin subfamily A member 6-like protein 1: MFLSLLSFVLTQCFAFAAGFHREKAVYINLVVLSIEVFILLGFCMGIVRFFTDFMALDNCPSLAITEEDKQLDNGMDDDMNDDVQDDMNDDMQVDMNDDEQDCEEDEISVSEDVSSSACIETPHLPSQKTQGAIQINEIISTLEKDLEEKVRIVDELRKKVEGLTEEGTKLEQNITDLERLNHEKDRQLLSMPAEIEELKREIALKAQETEKLRRENEDKNSSLIILENTVAVLDMEKETLRRDLQQKENSRLELKNELGKKNEDLKKLREENRKKQISIESLQKETEDQSFQINCLEDQLEVLTVEKKLAQENLKQIELCRKELADKKRELEDVKAHNLQRDREILHLENELSLKQKEVLSSMKGTESIVAQRANGKINEMTRRTVQLEFKLAEMKEELETMEFEKMEAILELEKLQEEALAQDTKIRSLDMKGLDMISKVKDTFYKEKTVTKMAPKKQPGTEKKVGKERSQDKPRCLRKPKVNCKALYRQMDDIEEGIHQIRASQRLSTANRRHSKAPVKLPSVTKPLNRDQIHQRLRIESAANLRRLERDAAMVRNLYKGNYVT, translated from the coding sequence ATGTTTCTAAGTTTGTTATCGTTCGTGCTTACCCAGTGCTTTGCCTTCGCGGCTGGATTCCACCGCGAGAAAGCTGTCTATATCAATCTTGTTGTGCTGTCCATTGAAGTATTCATACTTCTTGGATTCTGCATGGGCATTGTCCGTTTCTTCACTGATTTTATGGCTCTGGACAACTGTCCGTCGCTGGCCATAACTGAAGAGGACAAACAATTGGATAATGGTATGGACGACGATATGAATGACGATGTGCAAGACGATATGAATGACGATATGCAAGTCGATATGAATGACGATGAGCAAGACTGTGAAGAAGACGAAATTTCGGTTTCTGAAGATGTCTCTAGTTCAGCTTGTATAGAGACACCGCATTTGCCCAGCCAGAAGACCCAGGGAGCAATCCAGATAAATGAAATAATCTCGACGCTTGAGAAAGACCTCGAAGAGAAAGTTCGAATAGTAGACGAACTAAGGAAAAAGGTAGAGGGCCTGACTGAAGAAGGAACAAAGCTGGAACAAAATATTACAGACCTGGAACGACTCAATCATGAGAAGGATAGGCAACTCCTCTCAATGCCAGCCGAAATAGAAGAGCTCAAAAGAGAGATAGCTCTCAAGGCGCAGGAGACAGAGAAGCTtagaagagagaatgaggacAAAAACTCCTCCCTCATCATTTTGGAAAACACGGTCGCAGTTCTCGACATGGAAAAGGAGACGTTGCGTCGAGATCTGCAGCAGAAGGAAAACAGTAGATTAGAATTGAAAAATGAACTAGGCAAGAAAAATGAAGACCTGAAGAAATTGAGAGAAGAGAACAGGAAGAAGCAGATTAGCATTGAAAGTCTGCAGAAGGAAACAGAGGACCAGAGCTTCCAGATAAACTGTTTGGAGGATCAATTGGAAGTCCTCACCGTTGAGAAAAAGTTGGCCCAAGAAAATTTGAAGCAGATCGAACTATGCAGGAAAGAATTAGCTGacaaaaagagggagttggaggatGTTAAAGCACACAACCTCCAGAGGGACAGAGAGATCCTGCACCTTGAAAATGAGCTCTCTCTGAAGCAAAAGGAGGTCCTCAGCTCGATGAAAGGGACCGAAAGTATTGTAGCCCAAAGGGCCAATGGGAAAATCAATGAAATGACGAGGAGGACAGTCCAGCTGGAATTCAAGCTTGCTGAGATGAAGGAGGAACTAGAGACGATGGAGTTTGAAAAGATGGAGGCCATCTTGGAACTTGAAAAACTCCAAGAAGAGGCCTTGGCCCAGGATACGAAAATCAGATCCTTGGATATGAAAGGGCTTGATATGATTAGCAAGGTAAAGGACACCTTCTATAAAGAGAAGACTGTGACCAAAATGGCGCCGAAAAAACAGCCTGGAACAGAGAAGAAAGTTGGAAAGGAAAGGTCCCAGGATAAACCTCGATGTCTGAGGAAGCCCAAGGTCAACTGCAAAGCCCTCTACAGACAAATGGACGACATCGAAGAAGGGATTCACCAGATCAGAGCGTCACAACGACTTTCAACTGCCAACAGGAGACACTCAAAAGCCCCGGTTAAACTTCCTTCAGTTACTAAGCCTCTAAATAGAGACCAAATACATCAGAGGCTGAGGATAGAATCTGCAGCTAACCTTCGAAGACTGGAGCGAGATGCTGCAATGGTAAGAAATCTCTACAAGGGCAACTACGTCACTTAA